In a genomic window of Zootoca vivipara chromosome 5, rZooViv1.1, whole genome shotgun sequence:
- the FOXL2 gene encoding forkhead box protein L2 — MMATGYPDPAGPEDAVSLLQQQQHQAAKEPCLGGESAAAKSELSPAATAKASPAGSASASAPSAPLEKGDPSQKPPYSYVALIAMAIRESAEKRLTLSGIYQYIIGKFPFYEKNKKGWQNSIRHNLSLNECFIKVPREGGGERKGNYWTLDPACEDMFEKGNYRRRRRMKRPFRPPAGHFQPGKSLFGAAAEAAGYGYLTAPPAKYLQAPFLNAAAASWSLAQPAPPPPPQAPQAGAYAACTMAAVAEGAGSGGAGSGGGGSVGGGGGGGSSLSPVGGVKGVGLAAGPGGAAASAYGPYSRLPAMVNSYNGMGGHHHHHHPHHPHHAHHHHPHHHHQHHHHAAAAAQQLGAAAVAAAAAAAAAAASAGSGSPQGSPNGPAGLQFACAARQPPELAMMHCSYWDHESKHSALHSRIDI, encoded by the coding sequence ATGATGGCCACCGGCTACCCAGACCCCGCGGGGCCCGAGGACGCCGTGtctctcctgcagcagcagcagcaccaggccGCCAAGGAGCCCTGCCTCGGCGGAGAGTCGGCGGCTGCCAAGAGCGAGCTGAGCCCGGCTGCCACAGCCAAGGCGTCCCCAGCTGGATCGGCGTCCGCCTCGGCTCCTTCGGCGCCTCTGGAGAAGGGCGACCCGTCTCAGAAGCCCCCTTACTCGTACGTGGCGCTGATCGCCATGGCCATCCGCGAGAGCGCCGAGAAGCGCCTGACGCTGTCGGGCATCTACCAGTACATCATCGGCAAGTTCCCCTTCTACGAGAAGAACAAGAAGGGCTGGCAGAACAGCATCCGCCACAACCTGAGCCTCAACGAGTGCTTCATCAAGGTGCCGCGAGAGGGCGGCGGGGAGCGCAAAGGCAACTACTGGACGCTCGACCCGGCCTGCGAGGACATGTTCGAGAAGGGCAACTACCGGCGGCGGCGCCGCATGAAGAGGCCGTTCCGCCCGCCCGCGGGACACTTCCAGCCCGGCAAGAGCCTCTTCGGCGCCGCGGCCGAGGCGGCCGGCTACGGTTACCTCACGGCGCCGCCCGCCAAGTACCTGCAGGCGCCTTTCCTCAACGCGGCCGCAGCGTCTTGGTCCCTGGCGCAGCCcgcgcctccgccgccgcctcaggCGCCCCAGGCGGGAGCCTACGCCGCCTGCACCATGGCCGCCGTGGCTGAGGGAGCAGGGAGCGGAGGCGCCGGGAGCGGAGGAGGCGGCTCGGTggggggaggcggcggaggaggCAGTTCCCTCAGCCCCGTCGGCGGCGTCAAGGGAGTAGGCCTGGCGGCCGGGCCTGGAGGCGCCGCCGCCTCAGCGTACGGGCCTTACTCCCGCCTGCCGGCCATGGTGAACTCGTACAACGGCATGgggggccaccaccaccaccaccacccgcaccACCCGCACCAcgcgcaccaccaccaccctcaccaccaccaccagcaccatcACCACGCGGCCGCGGCGGCCCAGCAGCTCGGAGCGGCGGcagtagcggcggcggcggctgctgctgcggcggccGCCTCGGCAGGGAGCGGCTCCCCGCAGGGCTCGCCCAACGGGCCGGCGGGCCTGCAGTTCGCGTGCGCCGCGCGCCAGCCGCCCGAGCTGGCCATGATGCACTGCTCCTACTGGGACCACGAGAGCAAGCACAGCGCCTTGCACTCCCGGATAGACATCTGA